A window of Trichomycterus rosablanca isolate fTriRos1 chromosome 5, fTriRos1.hap1, whole genome shotgun sequence contains these coding sequences:
- the polh gene encoding DNA polymerase eta, translating to MEVGKEKIVALVDMDCFYVQVEQRFNPDLKNKPCVVAQYKTWKGGGIIAVSYEARAHGVTRNMWADDAKKLCPDLQVARVQESHGKADLTRYREASVEVIEVMSRFAVIERASIDEAYMDLTASIHKRLKELESERIDTQLLKNTYVQGFPVFGIGDVTQTKDALQDKEQWRLNGLQQWLDSMPSSPESGSFGFSELCLAVGAVIVEEMRAAVEKDTGYRCSAGISHNKVLAKLACGLNKPNRQTVLPLGSVPELFRTLPISKIRNLGGKLGVSITETLGVENMGELTQFTHSQLEEHFGEKTGPWLYDLCRGIESEPVKPRQLPKSIGCSKNFQGKTALATKGQVQHWLHQLALELEERLNKDREMNGRVAKQLTVGVRQAGDKKPNSFSRCCALARYEASKISSDSFALIKSLNIAGSHQEAWSPALTCLHLSASKFIEATSGGITSFLSSDVASTQSLFTSTQPPSKTEATTKKAGTIQALFLKAAEKKQKEVEEEPRDDESSEFTSSCSNSVLHITENFSHSTTSTVPQKAAAAVASSTGISSFFQRKTLEKQSKGLSSEEHVKESTENTCQIDKTLQGSLPDEVPITHEVQQGSTNSLSSSSLPEHIPKEDLLKCEHCGQEVLVWEMPEHTDYHYALDLQKSFSSSVTSSSSSVSVTSETLQSSRGKNRSKPQAGPQAKRARRMDSNIKLDSFFKKT from the exons ATGGAGGTGGGGAAGGAGAAGATTGTAGCCCTGGTGGATATGGACTGTTTTTACGTGCAGGTGGAGCAGCGCTTTAATCCAGATCTAAAGAATAAACCCTGCGTCGTGGCTCAATACAAAACCTGGAAAGGAGGAGG TATAATAGCAGTCAGTTATGAAGCCAGAGCCCATGGTGTGACTAGAAACATGTGGGCAGATGATGCCAAAAAACTTTGCCCAGATCTCCAAGTGGCGAGAGTGCAGGAGTCTCATGGAAAAGCTGATCTCACTCG CTATAGGGAAGCCAGTGTGGAGGTGATTGAGGTAATGTCCCGATTTGCAGTCATTGAGAGAGCCAGCATTGACGAAGCCTACATGGACCTCACTGCCAGCATTCACAAGAGACTGAAAGAACTGGAATCTGAAAGGATTGATACTCAGCTGCTCAAAAACACCTATGTTCAAGGCTTTCCTGTGTTTGGCATTGGAGACGTGACACAAACCAAAGATGCATTACAGGATAAAG AGCAGTGGAGGTTAAATGGGCTGCAGCAGTGGCTGGACTCTATGCCCTCCTCTCCTGAGTCGGGGAGTTTTGGGTTCTCAGAGTTGTGTTTGGCTGTCGGAGCAGTAATTGTTGAGGAAATGAGAGCTGCTGTAGAGAAGGACACTGGATACCGCTGCTCTGCAGGCATTTCTCATAACAAG GTGTTGGCCAAGCTCGCATGTGGTCTTAACAAACCCAATCGACAGACTGTGCTGCCACTAGGATCAGTTCCTGAACTATTTAGGACGCTGCCCATCAGTAAAAT TCGCAACCTAGGAGGGAAACTAGGTGTCTCGATTACGGAGACACTAGGAGTTGAGAACATGGGTGAACTCACTCAGTTCACACACTCTCAGCTCGAGGAACACTTTGGAGAAAAAACTGG GCCGTGGCTGTATGACTTGTGCAGAGGTATCGAATCTGAGCCAGTAAAACCCAGGCAGCTCCCCAAATCTATTGGCTGTAGCAAGAACTTTCAGGGCAAAACAGCATTGGCTACCAAGGGTCAG GTTCAGCACTGGCTGCACCAGCTTGCCCTCGAGCTGGAGGAGAGACTGAATAAAGACAGAGAGATG AATGGCCGGGTGGCCAAGCAGCTGACCGTGGGGGTCCGTCAGGCAGGAGATAAAAAGCCAAACAGTTTCTCCCGCTGCTGTGCTCTAGCTCGATATGAAGCCTCCAAGATCTCCAGTGACAGCTTTGCTCTAATTAAGAGTCTGAATATTGCAGGCAGTCATCAGGAGGCATG GTCTCCTGCCCTCACTTGTCTTCACCTGTCTGCCAGCAAGTTCATAGAAGCCACATCAGGGGGAATCACCAGTTTCCTCAGCAGTGATGTTGCTTCTACACAGTCACTTTTTACCTCCACTCAGCCGCCATCAAAAACAGAAGCAACAACCAAGAAAGCAGGTACCATCCAGGCTTTGTTTCTAAAGGCTGCTGAGAAGAAACAGAAAGAGGTAGAGGAAGAGCCAAGGGATGATGAATCCAGCGAATTCACTTCATCTTGTTCTAATTCTGTGTTGCACATAACTGAGAACTTTTCTCACAGCACAACTAGCACAGTTCCTCAGAAAGCAGCAGCTGCAGTGGCTTCAAGTACTGGAATTTCATCCTTTTTTCAAAGGAAAACTTTGGAAAAACAATCAAAAGGGCTCTCAAGTGAGGAACATGTGAAAGAAAGCACTGAGAACACGTGTCAGATTGACAAGACTCTGCAGGGATCTTTACCAGATGAAGTACCCATCACTCATGAGGTTCAGCAGGGTAGTACAAACTCTCTTAGCTCATCAAGCCTTCCTGAACACATTCCCAAAGAGGACCTGCTTAAGTGTGAACACTGTGGACAGGAAGTGTTGGTGTGGGAGATGCCTGAACACACTGACTACCACTATGCACTTGATTTGCAGAAATCTTTCTCCTCCTCTGTCACCTCCAGCTCATCCTCTGTTTCAGTCACATCTGAAACTCTGCAGTCCTCACGTGGAAAAAACAGATCCAAACCTCAGGCTGGACCACAGGCAAAGAGAGCCCGGCGGATGGATAGCAACATTAAGCTTGATTCGTTCTTTAAGAAGACTTaa